DNA from Balaenoptera acutorostrata chromosome 14, mBalAcu1.1, whole genome shotgun sequence:
GAGCTGGAACTCAGTAAATGCAGCATGCTCTGCTGACGGGGAACTCCTGTGTTGTGAGTAATCCTTTGCCAATAGATGGTCTGAAGTCCTTTTCAGTGTAACCAActgggaaattaaaagaaaaaggtttgcctctccacatatttatttttatttgttgttttttctttatttctaacacATCAAGACGAGTTCTTTCTCTTAGAATCCCAAACCACAAATTTCTCCTAAAAAcgtgtttttcaaaaattaaatctaCAGGTGTAATACATACTGTGAACCCTATAAAATGCATTTACAATGCTgacttaaagaaagaaatttataacTTTCATATGTACCTTCTTTTTGCAACAGGCAACTGCCATATGTTTCCGACTTCCATAATTCAGTTTTTCCTGGACATCTGTAGCAGGTAGTGAGTGCTTCTTAAAGTACATTTTATGTAATTTGAGAAGGAACCTGCACCAAAGAGTAAAGGTTAACAGAAAAAAGCACAAGTCTTCTAGAAATGCTAGTTATTCAAAATTTACATCACCTATTGTGCTTGGCCTGGATAgcttttttcctctccctctttcttcttgAGACTGAATTTGGAAATGCAGTGTTTTATGTGCTGAGAATTCTTTACAAGCAACATTTCcaaaatttctaaatgttttggTAAAGATCCTCTTGTTATTACTGTTCTTTTGCTTGACGATTCCTGAAAACCCAGGTTGGAAGTGTATTCCagtaagattattttatttgagaaaaattttaatatttttatatccaaAATGGGGAAAACCTTAAACTCTTTCATTTTTCAGCTATCTTAATTGTTCATCTTACACTCGTTAAAGGATGGGAAAGTTTACACaattaaaagtgaaaacaaagcaaaaccaaaagtaATGTAGAAAAGTCAAAGCTTGTTCTCAAATTTTTTGCCCATGTGTTTAAATTCAGGGTTCATTCTTAATACTATTTTTCaatagctcacttctttttatgcAGTTCCAGTGCTAGCCTTAAATTAATCTGTTAAAAGTCTTTTCATTCAGCTGAAACTGAAATGCCTCATCTGTCAgtacaaaaatatgaataaatttcaGCCACATTCTTTATTCATACTTTCAGCAAATTATATAAATGCCCACAGAATTTTCACTGTTTAATAACTGTGGGTATCTACAGATGTGAAATAGGACAACAGGGCCCAATTTACAGCCAATTAGAGGGTGTAATAATTTGTATAAAAAGCTAAACATCCTACCTAGTTATTGGAGCCTCAGGCACTCAGTTCCCTTTTCAATTCATTTAATTAAACCAGCAGACTCAAGAAAATCTTTGTTTATGGGGaaatataacattaaatatttaattcaaagAATATGAAGCTGCATATCTTAAATatcaatttaaacattttataaagcatAAACTATTAAAATGCCCATTAACTATTTAgagaatattatttaatttccccATTCATTGCCTCAGTTTGATTTATGTCCAAATTGACCTGTTGCAATTCAGCAATGTCCATCTACCCATCTTTGGGTATCCATTTACATCTAGGTATTAATTTCATTACCTCCTTGAAGCCAGCTTATATTTGGATCAGGTATTAGTGATAGAGACAAGTGTTTCCTTCTTGGACATTTCTGTTACTAACCCGTTACTGTAGTAGTGTCGTCAGAGGAGTGTAGGTCAATGAATGAGGAAGTGAAGGGTGCGGTTTTTCACGCACAGGGTGAAAAATAATTCCAGCATCGTCTGGAGGTAGAGCAGATGCTGCTGGAAATTGGACATGAGTGGCGAAGCTCATTCGTCCAGCCGAGTGAGTTTTCTTCCGGATACATTACAGGTTCATTACGTCCTCACAGCCCCTCGACTTGGTGGGTCAGAGGCCTCACTTCTCCCTTCCTTTACCTTTCCCTGGAGAACTggaagtggagggagggagggagtaatGACGACAAGCTTACCATTAGAGTACACGCCTTTTGCTCTCTCCAAACAGCGCACCTCCCCTAAACCTCACCGAGACACGATCATTGATTGAAAAACCAGCACTAAAAGGAATCTCTCCGGACCCCAAACTGAGTTTGGGCGCTCGGGAGCCCCGAAGAGCACTTCGGTAGGCTGCGCGATTTCTTTGCTATTGAGACTCGCGCTCAGCTGATGAGAGTACTTAAGAGACTTGTTGTTGGAGGAGGAGAATGGTAAACAATCGCCAACATGTTGGatagtgctgtgtgtgtgtgtgcaaatccACGACAGAAGCGAGCCGCGAGGAATCGCGGTTCTGGATCGCTTTCTCCACGGGGCCTGGGTTTGCAGCTGCAGCCGGAGACCCGGCAGGAAGGAAGCCCTCGACAGCGCAGCGGTCCAGCCCCCGGCCGACTGAATTTACTCCCGTAAATTACTCTTTGTAAACTTATACAggttataattattgtttttattaaccCAGATCAGAGGGAGAGGCGAGAAGAAGACCAGGGCAGATAACGAAGAGAGTGGAAGACGgtaagggaaggaagggaggagagagggagctcCAGCCAGCGAGTAAGGTGCTGCCTGGTGACTCCGCGACTCTGACGTCCACGCCCCCACTTAGGCTGTACCTTCTTCCCAAATTGTTACAAATTAAGGCAGCCGAATAAGTACCCACCTTAGTGCTAGGATTGGGCCCTTGCTCACCCCCACTCCCATCTATTTCTGTACTTCTCGCTAGGTTAATCTTCTAgctaataataaactttttttttttttttttttagcgcaTGGAAGTCCGGTTCCCGCCTGTTTGGAAACTTGGGGACCACCTGAAGCAACTCCCATTCAATGGCCAAGAACAGACTCTCTTGTAGCCAGGGCTCACCTCCTGTGTCATGTCTTGAGTGTGGGAAATTAATCGTAAGGGTTAGAAACTCTTATGGCCACCgtcaagtttaaaagaaaaaaaaagtctatctaGAGAATGAAATCCTAACGcataggatttttaaatttagaatttaaaaataagtaactgTTTATAAATACAAGTAGCTACGTCAGGTAAGTGGAAATAGCAAGCTCTCtccaaacatatatatattacactaTATATAGTGTAAACAGGCTCTAGGCTGAGAAAGCACAGCGGGAACCGACAGAATgcgtttaaaaaaatctttcagaactgtccaattttaaaatgcacagagaaaaataaggaagaggAACTGACTATGCTTTTCAACGCCCACCCCCCTCCCGCGATAGTTTTGCTAACTGGCTGGACACAGATTCCACTAGGTACCATTCGCAAGGCTCTTgtgtccttccctctctccccgccCAAGTTCCTGAGAGAAGCCCACTCTGATAATGTTCTTCcctggatgacttttatttgaaATAGAGCCGTGCTATTCTTGCCAGAGGCCTGACAGTTTAATTCAGTTTTAATCGTTTCCTTAACATAGCTCATACTGGGAACAGACATTTTCTCTCTTAAAGTGACGAGAGGCACACGCTCCCCGGTACACAGGCCCACCCATGTTTACACCCTCGCAGGTGCACACACGCGCATCCACGTACATACAGGCACGTGCACGCGCGCACCCTGTCGAGTTTTTCTCCCGCCAGTTTGCGCCCTGTCCCCGATTCCTTTGCTCTCTTGACTGGCAAAGTGCAAGGCCCTGGCTCGACTCTGGCACGCGCGTGCCACGCTTTTGAGAAAACGCCCGATTAGGGTGGTGGCTTCGCCAGCGCTTCGAAGGCCGCGACTCCGCCAGCCTGCCAAACCCGCCTTCCTTCCCTCAGGCTCCTGGAGAAGCTCGGCTTCCCCTCTCGGGAGCGAAGGTCGGGGGTGAGCTGAGGTCTGCGACCTTCTGCTTCGTGGGGTCGGGGGCAGCTGGTCCCGCTGGGTCCTGGAGTCTGAGCCGGATTCCATGCGAGCCCAAGGTGGAGAGCGGCGGTGCGGCTCTATCGCTGTGGTTCCCAAAGGCCAGCCTGGACTTGGACTAAGGACACCAGAGCCTTGGTCCTGTCCCGGGCGCCCAGGGCACATCTGGATTATTTCTAAGGGCCACGTTCTATCTGACATAGTGGATGTGTGTGAGGCCCGGCTTTTCAGCTTGTCTGTGGGGCCCAAGTCCCCAGTGTCCGCGCGTCCCGAGGGCTGCGCCCCTTGCTGCCCGGGGTAAAGGAGAAAGAAGCGGTGTAGGGATATAGGAGGCCTTGGGGCCCTGCAGGCCCGTGTAGTCCCTTCTAAATCAGTTTGAGCTGCGGGGCCTGTAAACGGACAAGAACCCGTCTACAAAGCAGGCTTCGCGTCTGGAAAACCGCGATCGTCCCTGGCGGCCTGGGATTTCTCCAGAAGAGCCGTTCCCCCGGAGTAGGCCTCAGGGCCCCGGCGACTCCACCCTTGGGCCTCAGCGCCTCCACCTCTCCAAGTCCGCAAGGGCAGCTCAGAGGAGCCTCGGGTCGCTCCTCCTTGGGGCCACTGAAAGCCTGGGCGTGGAGCGGAGCGCTCGGTCCCCGCAGGCTGCGGATGCTGGCTTCAGATGCCCCGGCCGCGCGGAGCTCGGTGCGCAGCCTGCTGCCAGGTCTGCGGCCCTCCCTCCACCgcatccccctccccactccctgccccagccctccagGCGGCCACTGCGCTCTCCCGGGCTTGCGCCCGTCTTCGGGCAGGCTTCAGAAACCAGGTTTGCACTTACTTTTAAGGCTATACTACCCGCCTAGGACGCCGCGGAGTCTGGAGGTCCACCGAGGTCCGGACCGCTCCAGACCGTTCGCAAAGCCTTTTTTTGCAAATGCAAAACACCTCCTCCTGGTTGAGTCTGGTTCTCAATCTTTTAAAAGAGGCCTCCTGCTCAGGTTGTTGGGGAGTCCTGTTTGACCCTGAGGCTGCCGGGCCCGCCGGGCGGCGCGTGCGGAGACGCCCCTGAGCACCGCCTGCTCTGGTTCCCGCTCTTCTGGTTTCCTTGGAGGAACCGCGAGTTCCCCCTGGAGCTACGGTAAAAAGATCGCAGTGGCGAAGCTACTGCCTGAATCACTGTACTGGAAACTAAGAGAGAAGTAAGAGATAATGGGGCAGCCAACAGTGTGGAGGTTAAACAGAGCGagggagagaaaacaaacaaaaaaataccctCAATCCTTTGTCGTGTATTTTATACCAAAGATTTAAGAGTAAAATCCATCATGAGTTTTATTCTACAAAGAGACTTGCTCTATTTGCATCACATCCATTATTTTTGTTAATCCAGAACAAAAGTCGAGTTGAAACTACAAAACAAACTGTACAGAGACATGTTAAGTGTTATTCAATTaaaaagaggttttaaaaaaaaattgttttaaagaaacaTGTTGGCTCTTTAAAAGCCTGAGAAAAGAAGTAGCTAACTGGCAAAAACAGGGCAAACATGAAGTTATGTTAAATCACAGAGACATTTTCTAAAACTGCAATGGAAATTTTATTGCATCTTAAAACTTATTTCACTCTGCGAAGTGTTTAGGGGTCTTAAAGCTAAGTCCTTaccattaaaaacataaaaattaaaataccaggTTTAAATTAGCGATCATTGTTCGAAAGAAATGGGAGGCTCCAGAAAGAGCGTGCTTTTTCTGACTGGTTCATATAAAGGACTGAGCAATAATGGGGTAAAATTTTGCTCTCCTAAATATAAAGGATTTAAACGTATCTTgaattccccctccctccccaagaaAAATCCACGGAGTAAAACAAATAAGTCTAGTGCCACTCCCGGCGCAGAGTGGGTGTTACTAAATGCAGGAATGTGTCCATGAGAAAAGACGGGCCTGGTGGCTGTGAATTCTCCCCACTCCTCAAAATGTTCTGAGTTGTAGCAATATTAAGTGATAAGGGAATGGGACTGGAACTTAAGGTTTCTTGAAAGATTCTTGATATTCTAATGTGGTGATCATTTCGATTTAAAGCCAGGAGCCTCAGCCTTTCCAGGTCCCGGTGGGGAAAGCTGGAGGCTCCCGGGATGTACTGgctgtgggaggcagggagactgACCCCGTTCAGGGCCCGGGCTGGCACTTCCAAGCCAGACGGCGGCGCTTTCCACTCTAGGTTTTTTGCGACCTTGTAAGGAAGTGGGCGCGGGCGGAGCGGAGTCGGCGCCTCTTGATTGGCTGGCCGTCTCGGTGATTGACAGGGCCCCGGACTCCGCCCCCGCCCCTTTATTGACACTAATGAGCAAGTTCTTCCCACCGCTCTCCTGCCTGGAAGTGCTGACAGATCAAGGCAACAAATTTCAATTACAATCCCTAATTTGTGTCCGCAGAGTGTTTTTTACCCATGTTAGTCCTCTCTGGCGCATCAGTCGAGGCAGATCTTGGAGCTGCAGGAAgaggtggagggggtgggagcgAAAGAGTCCATCACTGAGAGAGCGCGCGAGAGACCGAGGGAAGGAAACTTGGCGGGCGCGTCGCTGGTTCCTGGGATCCCAACACAAGCGCGAGAGAGGAAACGCCAAATTTGTTTTTGCCCGGGCGGGGAAGAGGGCAGATCTGGGCCTGCGGGAGGCCCCGAGAGTCGTTCAGATtttggtgggggaaggagagcgAGTGTGTGCGTGTGCCTGCGCGTGTGTATATGAGCGAGGGGCGGGCGCCGGGCGGCGGGGATGGCCGAGAAGCGGAGGGGCTCGCCGTGCAGCATGCTAAGCCTTAAGGCGCACGCCTTCTCCGTGGAGGCACTGATCGGCGCCGAGAAGCAGCAACAGCTTCAGAAGAAGAGGCGAAAGCTGGGCGCGGAGGAGGCGGCCGGGGCCTTAGATGACGGAGGCTGCAGCCGCGGCGGCGGCGCCGGAGAAAAGGGCTCCTCTGAGGGAGACGAAGGCACTGCGCTGTCGCCGCCGGCTGGGGCGGCATCCGGGCCCATCCGGAGCTGCGCAGACCTGGAGCGGAGCTGCGGCTCCCGCGGAGCCGCGGGTGAGTCGGCCCCTTCCCGCCTAACTTCTTCCTTAGACGTCCTCTCCCAGTCCCGCGAGCCAGTACCGCCGCGGAGAACCTGAACTACTGCGAGTTGTGGGCGTGCGCGCGCGCGGTGTCCCTGTGCGCCCGGGGCAACTCAGCCATCAGCGCGCTAGCCTAGGTGTCAGGGCGCAAAGCTCGCGCTGCCCTGGACTCTCTCGCCGCGCAACTCGGGTCACCCTCCAGACAGTAAAATGCCGCTTTCAGCCTGGTTTctcaggctgctgctgccgccgccgcccacTCACGCCGCGCCCTCAGCAGTTTGCGGCGCTCGGCGGTGCAGATCTGTGCTTTCCGCATCTGCCTCCCTTGGGCTTCCAGCCCCTGggtgctcttttttctttcccaacttTTAAAAGCATGGGAGTGGGGGGAGCGACGGCATACCCCCACCCCTCCGAAACCGAAACGAATGCCTAAAAGGTTTgggcaaaccaggaagagggtggCGTATTTGCAAACGTGGTTTCCCGAGGGGTAGCTGAGAGGTTCCCTTGCCTTCCTCTCTTGATTCCCGCTGCCAAGGCCGACGGCGATCGTGGGCTTGTTTTTCGTGCTCTTCTCTTCCCGCTAGCTGCTTTGCTAAGAAGCTCCGGGCGGCCGGGGAGTTTGGCGAGAGCGGTGTTTGAAGAGCTTTCTAGAGGATGCCTCCGGCCGGGCCCGGAGCAAGGCGCCTAGGACGCCTATTGCGAAGGGAGGCCCAAGCGCTTGGGACCAAGAGCCGGGGCACCGGGCGTTTTTGCTCCGTGCTCTCCATGGCGTGGGGTGTGTCGGGGCCTGCACTGCGGATCTGGACTCGGGGACCCATCTCAGGCTCCGCTGGGCATGCATCCCAGACTCTGGCTGCGGCACAAAACTTATTTTGGGGCCTTGACCGGGCGGAagcagggagggtggggtggaCGCTGGCCGCACGCCTCTGCGGGACTTGAGACTTGGGGGCCGAGAGGGCCCTACTTGAGCGTCGAGTGTCCGTCCCTTTGGCTGGCGGAGCGCCTATTTACCCACCCATGGGCCTGTTTGTTGTAAGGGCCGGATGGCAAGAAAGCTTCCCCTTTCCTCGCggtccttttcctctccccagccGCCCTCGGGGGTTCATCTCCCCACCAGGCTTCCCATTTCGAGCCCTCACCGGTTACCCCTCTCTGCCCTTTGCTGCCCAGGCGGCTGTGAGGACGGCTTCCTGCAGGGCGCTTCCCCACTGGCATCCCCAGGAGACTCCCCGAAGGGGTCCCCGGTGCCCACCCTGGCCCGGCCCGGGACCCCGCTGCCGTCGCCGCAGGCCCCGCGGGTGGATCTTCAGGGAGCTGAGCTCTGGAAGCGCTTTCACGAGATCGGCACGGAGATGATCATCACCAAGGCCGGCAGGTAAAGGGCACGCTGGCGCGAACGGCCCCGGATCTGGCCTCACCCCACCTCTTGGTGGGTTGGGAAGAAGGACCTGCCAGAGCGGTGGGGTCTCTCGTTAGCAGTTTCTGCAGACAAGGCCCCGGGTAGTGGTTCATTTTTGAGACTGGCTTTGCCTACCTAACCCGGAGTGCAGTCGGCGAGGGGCACAGCCCGGCCGTCCTCTCGTTGGATGCTAAGGAGAAAATCACTGTCGCCGCGGAGGCGGTAACGGTTACTGTTGATAATCCGCACGCAGGGTAGCTATAGATTCGTGATCATACTTAATATCTGTTCAGGCATTTGTTTAGGCTTTAGTTATGTTTCTGAAATTAAGGAACAGATTATCCCCCTCCCGTTTTTAAGAAAACGCAGTTTACTCTTTAGCAAACTATCATTTGCTTTTTTAGATCCGAAACTTCCAGTTGGTTCTTTATCAAAAGATTTGCTGGCAGTATGAGAATGTGATGTGTTATGCTATTTTGATATTAGATTAGGATGAAAATTAGTGGAATCACCAGTAATACATGCTTAATCCCTGCAAAAACAATTGCCccgatttttaaaaaaccattcttTTTATAGATTCACAGTTACGtggttacttttttttctaaatgaaatcCAACAAATTAGCCTAAATTTGCTGAGGAATACCAAAAAAATTTGTAAGTTATATCTATTTTTTTGAAAGTGTGAAATTTGCACATCCGTCAGTTAGTAAAATAAATTGATTTGTTGCACAGATCATGTTAATGTGAGGGAGGGACAGAAATATTTGCGTTTTAAAGTTTTCAGTTCATTTAGTGCAGTGAAATCGGTGAATACTATCTTccttaaaagaaactttaaaaagcacACACAACTCTTTCAGGGAGTACACATGGCAAAAATCTGGATAGCATAAAAGTATCCAAACTTATTAGAAAttacaaaaacatattttattgaatCCATATGCTACCTTCTACATTTTCACAGAGCTTTTTATTAATGATCCAAATTCAGTCTTCAACAACACAAAGCAACAGTTGTCTTATAAAGGATGGAGTTAAAGACCTTTACTCTTATCTTACAGGTGCACTGAAATAACACTAAAACAGCCAGCGTATTAAACTGTTCTCATGCCTAGTTAGGAATAATGGACTTTCTTTTCTCTGGAAGTGGTCTTTAATGGCTTTATTGTTATAGGAAACATTTCTGGTAAATAACAGTACTAAAATTTGTGTTATAAGgtaaaattagcaaaaattagAATAACCGGAAGGGTCCTAGACATAAATCATTAGatgaaagttttttgttttttttttaaggagaactgctttatttgtttttttatatacaATAATTTGCTGTTGTATTCCTTGCTACTGTGccctttttaaaagatagatgCGTTTATTTTAGCATCTCCTTTTATATGCATCTCTGGGAAGCCAAGAGAAATGtggattttcatttgttttaattagCAACGTTTTGAGTAAGTGTGGTTAAATAAGAAAGTATTTTCAGGGTATGGTGGGGGAAGGAATGATTTGGTAAATATACACTGtgtttagtttctgctttcaatAAAGAAGTTTTACTATACCTTTCAAATTTAGAGCAACTTTTGCACTTCACCTTTACCATGCTGCAGACAGGAAGTCCTGTCTCAATAAAGAACATATTGTTTGGTTATGGCATGGCACATTGGCTCCTTGTGCTTTTTTTTATAacccttttaaaatttcacattataatatattttatcacttttagaaattcaaattttctatttctaccatTTGGAACactttattatttgtattattaaagTCTATCTGCTTACcgatttttgtttaaaaaataaagtgctttctgtgccattatttcttcagtgtacaatttttcttttttgcttttagcTATACTGACATTTCAGTAAACATGGAATGCAGGTACAGGGTACAacaaattacatttaaatgaCTCAGTTTTGATAAATCCTGTGTTCAGATTCTTTGAATTACATTACCAAAGTGAATGTTATAAGTTTTTCCATGTGAAAAATACAGATTCAAGAGTTTTCTTTGCTTATTCATTCTCCAAGCGTAAtcataaacaaaaacagaacccaaaccgtctttcctcccctcccttatACATAGGCGCATGTTTCCAGCAATGAGAGTGAAGATATCAGGATTAGATCCTCACCAGCAATATTACATTGCCATGGATATTGTGCCAGTGGACAACAAAAGATACAGGTACAGTGATCAGATGGGTACAGAGGATAAGAAAACCCTGGGATTTTACAGGATACGCCTATTTAATCTGTGCTGATTATGATATTTGTTTCCAGAAGCCTGCAGAATTATCAGGTCCATAATCCAAACCCTGTCACTTCCAGTAGTCTAGATGGTGCCTTCTCTtgcaataaatgtgaaaaaaaaatttgttttgcttttagtaGATACAGAAATGTCTTTAAGTGTTGAGGAATTTTAATAAGGGGTCAGTTTAGTGTTGCTAAACTAAATGTGACTTTAATGTTGATTCACATTTTGATTAGGATTTTGAGACGAAATGTTGAGTCAAGTTTGTAGATATACATAATAGTTAACAAATTGTTCCATTTTCTTCGCAAATTTTTGGACATTTAAATAAATTCCCTTTATTGTGTTACATACAAAATCATAACTCTTCACaggcttttttccctttaatttgagaaaattattgaagattttttacaatttagaaaaaaaaatctcaattcatTACTATATTAAGACATCTTTAAGCTGGCAATGAATTTGTTACCTTACTGTTGTTTTTTTGGCTGGTAGTTaacacagtaatttttaaaaagttttgtagTGTTTGGATTTTGAGAGACTATATTTATCTAGATATCAAGTaaagttggaaaagatactttctTCAGTATCAAACCAacctttgcttttccttctgcaAGTAAGCAAATCAATAGTCGTCAATggcaattctttttattttcctgaggagctgaactgattcactttgttataaagcagaaactaacacaccattgtaaagcaattatactccaataaagatgtttaaaaaaaatgctaacattTAAAAACGGAAATTCTGAGTGGAAAATCGGAAGATGcttctttaaatttctttgtttctgtcttttaaataaaCAGCTAGAGCATTtagtaagtttttaaatgaaatcagaTTTGGTTTTTATTACTCTTTAAGATTTAGGGAGTCGCTTTTTTGAAACAGGTTTATGGTGTCAAAAGTGTACAGATTTAATTAGTACAGGCACATATGGGATACTAAAAATATGGGTAATAAAAAGGACagttttattatttgtgttttgtGTATAAGTTGTATcccttattttaattaaataattcatcAGGGAGCTTTGCTAAAATTATCTACTACATGATAGAAGCTAGAAGACATTGaagtttattctttaaatatactTGGTTTAAAATCCATATTCTAATTTGGGTTTTGCGCTTAGGAAGACAATGTACTTCTAATGAGCTTAgaaattattcctttttcttctaagtttgtcttctatttctttctccaAATCTCTTCCATATATTTTGgatggtttatttttcttaactgatTCTTATTATTCCCacataaagcaagaaaaatttcaagtattAGTATTAAGATGCCATATTATAAAAGAtcaaattataaaacataaatttggTTTCACTTATATTgcttctcaagaaaaaaattgtttttagcaTTTGTGTTGAGAATGTTTCACAAAGAATATGTAGCATGTAGCATTTATTCTCTTAGTGGGTGTGGATTTTTGAACTATTCAATATGCATACTTTTTCAAGGTTTTGACAGAGCATATTACTCTATTTATTTTGGCAATAGCTCTATATCCATTGTGCTGCTTTTCTTGCATTTCtaagatttgcattttattttccaactttttcAACAATGgtagaaacaaatatttttggcttATTCTCTGCTATCAAAGAATGGTATTTGGTGAAATGAAAGGTGATTGTGATTTATTAGAATGtaaaattaatattcataaaAGGCCATGCATTTAGGAGCTTATTTATTGAAATTGCATTATATCAATTAAGGggaattgtttttattaattttgtgataatgtattttttcccaagaaaaggaattaaagaaTAGAAGGCATATTGGACTCAATAGAGAATGAAATGTGTGACCGTATTGAAACAGTGAGCCTTACCGGAGATATTATGAAATTGTTTcatgctattttaaaaagaaatttgcaaATATACTGGTAGAATTCTCTGAGACTATTTGTAAATTGTTGCTTTAAATTGTatgccatattttaaaagaaatggaagaaaaacatccaagtatataatttcattttctacCCTTTTCTAAGTCAATCATCAATATACTAGTTTCTAGTTTTTGAATTAGtgtattttaaattaacattaataAATGATGGTCTGAATATAAGATTAAACATTATTATCTTGTATACTACTTGAAACATTgttatttaaatgattatttttacagagtcaatatagttgacatacacaAACAAATAGAATAAGATGTTTTGTCTCTTAGAAAGGTAATGCTAATTAGATATatcatactttttaaagtttgatgTGTATTTTAATTAGtggtataaaaaaatttaaagaattttcttaCAATagtcaaaaaaaagagaaatataggagATAAAGGCCTATGTTTTATGattttacaaacttttaaaattaaacggAATATCCTCAGTTTATAGTGTAATAgagttagaaaaaataattataaatgataatAGATGGAACTTTTTTCcctatgaaaataaatttactgAAAGTTCTGACAATTTCCCCTTGCCTTTCTACCATCTATCTCATCAGTTTGAACATAAGCATAAAATGGGAAGTGATAAAGAAAGTGGGACACTTTAAGATATAACTCTCAAGTATTTCTGAGATTTCCTTAAAGGGGAGATTGACAACTCAATAGTTTCTTCATGTCAATTGAACATCCagatgaaaaatggaaaacatcagAATACAGACAGAATGTCTAATGTGTTTAAGTGTGATTCAT
Protein-coding regions in this window:
- the TBX18 gene encoding T-box transcription factor TBX18 isoform X2, which gives rise to MAEKRRGSPCSMLSLKAHAFSVEALIGAEKQQQLQKKRRKLGAEEAAGALDDGGCSRGGGAGEKGSSEGDEGTALSPPAGAASGPIRSCADLERSCGSRGAAGGCEDGFLQGASPLASPGDSPKGSPVPTLARPGTPLPSPQAPRVDLQGAELWKRFHEIGTEMIITKAGRRMFPAMRVKISGLDPHQQYYIAMDIVPVDNKRYRYVYHSSKWMVAGNADSPVPPRVYIHPDSPASGETWMRQVISFDKLKLTNNELDDQGHIILHSMHKYQPRVHVIRKDCGDDLSPIKPVPSGEGVKAFSFPETVFTTVTAYQNQQITRLKIDRNPFAKGFRDSGRNRMGLEALVESYAFWRPSLRTLTFEDIPGIPKQGLFICWTSALVLACDSPNRCLFGNDMYTCS